The Gymnogyps californianus isolate 813 chromosome 3, ASM1813914v2, whole genome shotgun sequence genomic sequence agtatcaaGGGGATAGAGACAGCATTGAAGGGATACCCAAGACTCATTACACTTTCTAGGAAGTGTGCAAGAGGCTGAAATACCTGTCCTACAGTAGGAAGCCTCAGGaatgggaaatattttgtttcctgctgaAATAAGAGCGGAGTTTTTAGGCTTTCCCTGTTAGGACAGCAACAATTGCTGCCATTCCCTACGAGCTGTTGCGGAGTGTGGGGATGAATACCCAAGAACAGAGGTTCTGTCCTTGCCTCCTCAAGTAGTTTTTCCATACTAAATGATGTCACTTTACGAAGTTTGTGTTGCATCTTGCTCATAGTTACAGTCatcctgtcttttcttcctttgataCTCTTGTTGCCAAAGTTAATTTAGAACCAAATTATAAGCCTTTCACCTTGAATTCTGAAATTTATTTACTGTGGTGTTCTGTGTAAATACTTACTACTGGTAATGTTAATGAATGTGGAAAAATAGCAAAGCCTGTAAATCCAAATAAAGTCAGAACATCTTATGTCTTCTTTAAAGCACAGTGTTCACCTTTGCTTTTATGCTGCTTGGAGTATAATATGTGCCTCCAGGAACTTGGAAGCTAACGCTGCAAGTGAGTACAGAACAATACAAGTCTCTGCAGAAATGTTGCTCAGataactttgcttttttggCCTACATTTCTCGATGGTTATTATTTGTTAATTACGTTATATAGTGCTCACATGTGGGCTAATTGCTTCCCCAGAGAGCTTACAATAAAATGATGGACAGAACAAGGGCAAGATGTTACACATATCAGATAGTAAAAGGGTAAGGTAGGACACGGGCAATATGGTTAGTTAAACACGTCTGTGTTTGAAAACGGAGTAGCATTATGAAGCATAGCGTAGAAGAGTTGGGTTGGTTtgtggggggagaggaggagtgcTAATTTGAATTGACTTGAGGAGCTGACTTGTCGGAATAGTTGTGCAAGGAAGCACCAAAACTAAAggcagcaatgaagaaaaaatgcagaaatttatGAAAGAAGGCTGCAGGGATATTGTACCTGGCTTGGTTAGAGTTGCAGGGCTGTACAGTGTGAATTCTTGAGAACAAGAATAAGATCCATATGAACTGTAGGTACACTGCATGAATGATAtgccttgaaaaataaaaccctttcCTCAGACAAACTCTTTTCTTCAGACCCTTatagatgagagagaagaagaaaatgtgcatACACATCCATGCAGTCgtatttcagatttcagttcTCATTCTTGCTGTTTGTCTTGGTTTTGTGCATCTGTCTTTTAGGCTGCACGCTTTCAGGCAGGAGGGCTCTGCTGGTATTTATGGTCTATGCTGCTCTAAATTGTCATATTCTGATTCATTTTCCTGTGCTGCGAATAATTCTTCACACCTGCTTAGAGAAAAGGAACCAAGTCATGATGAAGGCACACTTAACAAATAAGTGACTAAAAAGTGACACAAGGTATTTCTCAGCAGCTCCTCGGCCACTGCTTgtgctgaaaaacaggaaatgtcTGTACCCTTGCAGAGAGGTCTGACTTGATTTTGATACGTGGATCAGCTCTCTAGCATATTATTACCCTCTCTGAGCAAAGAAGCGGAAGAGTTTCAagtgtgtgttttccttttgagaagCATTTTGtaaggggaaggggaaaggagtgAAGGTTTGGCCATTTAAATTATCTGCTTCAAATGCTCCTAGAAGCACTTTATTTATACACAGATATGCTTTTCTACATTTACTATTAGAAAAGAGATAGAAGTGAAGTTTTACATAGGCAGgtgttattttcagttttcaaagtacATGTAGTTTCCTCCGCCAGAAGCCAAGCTGTGATGCTGACTCTGCTTGTTCTCAGAATTGCTACCAGAACCCCCTTCACTCCTTTGGGTACTTCCAATGATTTTTGTTGCATCCTTTCTCTCAGTGGCTTATCTTGGCATCTTAAATCTTCAGAGCCCTTGTTAATACCTTTGCTTGTATTCACAATTTGGCTGGCCAAGCCCACTTGTTACTTCTCATGTAGTCCTTCAGTGTCTTCTGTGTCTGTGGGGTAGAGGAAGAAATCCTGAACTCAAGAATCAAGAAGGGTTTGGTCTTCTGAATCCTGATTAGAAAGGATTAACAGCAGCTGCCTATTCCACACACATGACAAAGGGATAATGAAAAGAGCCCAGGGAATGACATGACAGTAGTAAACGACTATGGGAAGACGACTTGGATTGCTTCTGAGTGTGCCTTGCAGTACTACTGCCACGTGAATAATACCTTCGCTACTGGGATGACTGTCCTGGACATTTGAAGGCATTGACATGTAGAATAGGGGTACAGGACGAAAAGACCAGTCTGCACTGATTTGATTATAGTCCTGCCTGCTCCTTTAAAATCCTACATTTGTGATTCTCTTGATGATTTGATTATGTACGGGTATATCGCAGAACAGACAAAAATTGTGATGTGTCTGTTCGTTGTTAAGTGTCATAGCCATGTAGCAATGTCAGGTGAGTGGAACAGCGGGGTTATTTCAGTACTTGCGTAGTGCCTTGCACATCTGTGATACCTCTTTgaaggatctcaaagcactttacaaacacTTAATGAAACTCTTAGCTCTGCTGCGAGTTTCATATTGTTGATAAGGCAGTTTTGTGCTTTGATAGCCTGTGCCAAGGCTGGAGGGAATAACTTCTTCTCCAGGGTTTCCCACCAGCTGGGAAGAGAACTTGGGAAACGTGACCTTCCCAGTCCTGTGCTCGCTTTGCCGGACCATACTTCCTCTGTTATTCAAGGTGAGAACAGAACGGTTAGAATTGATTTAGGTGCTTCTGGGAAGATGAAGTCACTATGTTTGGATCTCTGTATCGTGCCAATAGAGAGATCCTAGGGGAAATCTCTTCCTTTAGTTTTGTTTATATTCAGTCTAATGCACAGATGTAATTTGcaaggaaatgcaaaggaaaagaggttTTGCTGGCCTCAGCAGTGTAGCTAGAGTGAAATGAGATGTCACAAGGATATCTAAGTGTCTCTCTTTCAAGATATGAAAcggatttttcttctctgcagcgTGCTgattttttaactctttctctATGTGCCTTCAGTCTTCTGCACCTCTCGTGCGTTATCTCACTGTGTGTATTCTCCCTTAGCCTTTCACAGGCTGCCTCCTGCTCGTGGATTTTACTCGCTGCCTTTGTTTGCTAAAActtaaatgaatgcttttttttttcctgaaaagtgtAAGAACAGTAGGAGGAAGTTTGTGTGCTCTGTGCGACATGGTATCAGGGTTCCGAAgctgacattaaaaatacaggtgTTGTAACTGCTAGTATTGTAACTGTTAGTACTGTAGGACTGACCAGGATCTGATAATGACAGCTGGAATGAATCCCCATGACTATCATTGTAATCAAGTCTCTGGCCAAAATTTAATCCGTTGCACTTTTGCAACCCTGTTGCTTCCTGTTACGCTGTTGTTTTCAGGCTGAAGGCAAAACCCGGCGGAGTATTACAGCTTATTGTGCGGCTCCCGTTTCATTGATGGAAACAGGCTGGGATCAAGTACATCGGACGACagtaaaaatgtattgtttatATGACAAGCAAATGGCATTTTGGACACCTAGAGATTACATTCGGCAAGAGAGATGGTGGCTTTCTATTTTAGCAGTGGTAATGTGTGAATTataagaataaatgaaaatgctacAATTGGCCACTTGCTGAGGGATGAGCTTTtggcaaaaatataaaatagaattACAAGACAGCCTGGGAGAATTTGAATGCAGTTTTAATAGAAACACATTGCCACggaatttaaaactaaaataaaaaatagagtCAGCAGATACAACGTAAATGTACTTGAAAACCAAGCACCTATAGATTTATACAGTAGAATGAAACGAGTGCTGTTACGTGGTAATAAAACCTCCTCACTAGGATACGGTGCCGCGTCGGAACAGGTATCCAGAAGGATTGTAgaacctccatccttggaggttttcatGACTGTGCTACAAAAAGCTGACCTGGTCTAGCACTGGCAGTAGTCCTGCTCCAGGCCGGAGGCTGGACtgaagacctccagaggtcacttCCAGTCAATGATTCTGTGAATAACCCCAAAATTATTCTAAGCAGAGATTTACTACAGTAAAATCCCTTggcatttttaattgcaagagGAGCAGTGTGACTgctctttcctttgcagttgCAGATGGAGGTAGATGTAGCAAAAATGGATCTTCATAATTCCATGGAGAAAAcggttggatttttttaaaaggtttttcctTGTCCCCTTTCCATTAGTGACTTCCTAACCTCTCTCCTTGTCCTTGCTGGGTAAGAGACAGAGCTGATAGTTCATGTGGAGTCTAGTAGTTAATATCCAACTGCAAGATAGCAGCTGATTTTTCAATGTATTCtagcacagaatttattttaatggagtAAAACAGGAAAGTGCTTCTCTATAGTAATTGGCActtgtccttttaaaaagtgctaTCATGTCATACAGCCTGGCCAGGTATTAGACATTCAGgattttcattccatttcccAGAAGTGGATTCCTTGCTATCTTGGCACTCGGTATAAATAGCAGTAAAATTAAACCTTGCTGTGGTTATGTGAGGTATCCTGGTGATTAGAATACCAGGGTCAACAAAAGACGGGAACTGCAGGTGACCTGAATTTTTACCGTTTCTTTCCAGGTTTAGTGTTCCTCCTTTTCATCTCTTCCATTAAACCCTCTTTTATTACCAGGAGGTCAAATTGTATCcctgtttaaatttttaaagcattacaGGGCTGGAAGATGCTTCTAGAGTCCAGATCTTCCATTTTCCATTCCAAGCAAGGATTAACTCTACCTAACGCTTTCCTGATAGTTGTCTGAGTTGCTTTCAGTGGTTGAGACTCCCAGTGGTTGTTGAGGCGTCACATATATACTGATAGATTTCTCCTACTAGCAAAGGTTCCTGTTGGTAATttacatctgctgctgcttctcctcttcctcataaggagagggaaaattgtcctcttttctctttgcatcagCCCTTTCTGTATTGGAAGTCTGTTATCATTAGTTCTTCATAAGATGCTGTCTGCAGTATACCACTCTTAATCAGGTAAATTGAAAACATTAGAGCCTCCTGGGTACCTGTTCTTATGCCAGAATTGACTTCAGAACTGATGGTACGTGGCCTTAtttatgcatgtatttattttaatcctgCTTAAACTTATCATGCTACAAGTCTTTGTTCACTCTCTTGCCTCTTTGATCCCAATCCAAATGTTTATGCTCATACTTAACTTTAAGTTGTCAACTCCTTAAAGCAAGACTCTGTTCATCCTTAATGTCTGCAAAGCTCCAGAGTGACTCTTCATGAATAATCTGCTGTGCTTCTCTCCATTACAGCTAGACCTGGGTTAGAAAGATACAGGGATATCCTCAGTTCTTGCCTGTCAAGTTTTGTGCGCTGCATGGGGGTCATACCAACACACCTCTGCAGTGAGGATCCGAAGTAGCAGAAACAGAACTGGATTATATTAATCTTGTTGTTACGGTTTCTCAACACGAAAGTAGCTAATCACTGTGGTTCAGCCAGACTGCAGAAAGGGGTTGTTGCATTTTAAAGCTATGAATGATCGTGTGATTGCCTTGTAACTCGGGCTGAAGGTTTAGCCTCTACTTACTTCATCTGGcccattttctgtaatttaagtGAGAATCTACTGAAATTATAGTTTAGCTTTATTCTGCCTTTATGCTCACCCCTTCTGTACTTCTCcttttgtgtcatttttgtGAATTTGAGCTAACAAAATTGCTTATGAATTAGTACCCCCTCATTTGCAAATGAGGAAGCAAAGGCATGTGAAATTACTTAAGTAATTGTAGTTCGTATGTGGCAGATCTGAGACTGTATAGtagactttttttattctcctaTTCTAAGCTTTAAGTGCTAAGAAAGAAACACTTGCAGTCTGAAGAGGAGGGAAACTTCACTGAATTAATCGAATCTGCTTCTGTTGCTTATGTACTGGCACCCTTTGCTGATGGGTTATATCTCGCTTTTCCTCCCAGAGTAACATGTGgatgcagtttttctttttggattttAATTCTTCAACCTAAGGTCTTAAATCTCCAAAGATATTTGGGTTTCAAACTCATTTGATTTCATGAGGTGTCTAAATACTTCCCACTTCGGGCTTCTAGTGTTGCCAAACTGTTTTCACGATGTGATGTGAATTGTTTGTGTAATTGACGATAATcccctatttttttccttcactaaaTAACTGTGGCTGAAAGGTGCTCTGAGAGTATGCTGCCTTAGAGATGCACTCCTGATCCTGCAGGAATCAAGGGAACTGGGATTTCACTCTGTAAATTTAGTGTACTAACTTAATGATTAAATCAGCATTGCGTGTCTCAAGTgaagaaagcaggcagaaaaataaCCAGTGGTACTTAGAGTGCTTTATGtgcttcaaattattttccatacATTTAACTAATTACATAAACAGATGATATTTACAGAGGACTTCTGGCTGTAATTGACCTTCATCTTTTCCTGTGCActtcccagcctctccttgAATTTTCCTATTGTTTCCTCTTAATCATTCCACATTTAACACCATGTTTCAAGCAgtccttttctcttgcttggGACCATCCTACCAATTCCATAGAGGCCAGTATTCCTAACTCCTTTTAACTTCATCTTCTCAGCCCGATTTTGTTGGCAATTTTGGAACACATGATGTGGACAAACATATCTCCTCCAAAGCCCAATCTTCAGGCCTCCCACCAGCTACCGCACaattgctcttttccttttacgTGATCATCGGTTCTTTGGAGCAGgagtatttctttctgtcttttaccTTGTGTAATAAATTGCTTTTCGGAAGTTGCAGCAACACAGTACACATTTAAGTATGTataccttatttttctttgaaacttttATACGTGTGTGTTCGGGCAAGCAGGGGAGGAATTGCATAAACTGTGAGTCTCCTGTCGAGAGGTTAGAGAAAACCCATGTTTAGAGTGCAACGGTGTTCCCATGGCTACTGGGACAGGTACATCACGGGAGGGGTAACACTTCTGGCATTTAACAGCCTTTCCAGGTGATTTATGGTTTCACATAAGCTTTTCCTAAACGGAGAGGTTTTCTAGGGTTGGCACCTCTTTGCTTGTCTCCATGCCCCGTTGGTTCTGTGTTCAGTGGCCCATGGTTATTAAAATTCTTATCAATAAAGGAGTTTCTGAGCAAGGTTCTTATTTTCTGGGATCATGCATACCTTCTGAACTCCTCAGCTTAAccaaaggaacatttttttatacctaatgtattttataaaagaaatgtgtAGAGTTCAAGTAATATTTGCCTTCAATTACCGTAATTAAGTTGTCAGGACTTGAAGTCACCAAGGGAATGAGAAAATCCTTTCCTGGTTGGCCAGGGAGTAATTGGTGTTCTGGTTGCAAGTATGTTTTACATattggggtggggagggaaactGTTCTGGCTGGCATCTGCGGCAGAAAACCTGGGAGACTGTTTGTCATTTTGCAATACAAGGTGTCAAAAGCCTGCTGTGGgtagaaggaaaaggaaaagaaagtgaccTGTGTAACTTTGCTTTAGCAGGGCATCTATTTTTGATCCGCACTAATGCTACTTGCTTGGGTTGGGAGGTATATCTTATTAAAGAGAGAGTGACTACAAACGTAGCTCAATCCATTTATTCTGTGGATTCTGTCTTGTCAAACTACTTCTGCGGCTCCCCTTTCAAATGTAACCTGTATGTACAGATGTGTGTAGATACATGcgggttttttccccaggttcCACATCTCTTTGCAGACTTCTTTGGCAGAAGTCAAATAGTTTCAGTTACTTCATAAACTTACCTGAAGATACACTACAAGGTATTCCTACAAGAAAAGTACCTAATTTTTATAAGTGCCCACACAAACATTACTGGAATCTCAAGTGTAGCGTTACTTTCGTTCCACTGGAATAGCTCTCTTGAAAGCAGATGTATGAGGAAATCGCTACTCGTAATGCATCACTAATGACACAAATTTTTGCATTCCTGCTCATGTGAGTAAAGGTTCTGGAGGCATAAGGAGTCAGACCTGCAAAACCTTACTCACAAACCCTAATAAACCCCACTTCAGCTAGCAAGTTTAATGATGCCCTGAAGAGAGCCAGATCACTTATCTACACCATCATGCAGTAACTATAAAGTGTTGAGATAAGTGGTTTTATATCTCCCAGTTTGCTACTGGCCTTCACCCTGTGTATTGTTTTATGCCAGTGAAAGTGGGCATGAAATATTACTGCTCTGATTTGGTTGCATTTTATAGTCACTTCAGTTCACATACAAGATGCCTGGGTAAGAGTGGATGCTCTTATCTATCCGTGCACTTACGAATGGAAAAACAGTGAAGTATCTCTGTCATACTTACCGCATTTGTCTGTAATAGCTGTGGATTACCTCCCGTTCAAGAAGCGTGTTGTAGGCCGGGTGTTGGTAAGGTTTCTGCACAATTCTTACCTGCTCAGCTTTTCCCATCGAGGGAGGTGTGCGTACTTACCTGCAGTTCGtacaaggctttaaaaaaacaatgggAAATTTGGGATATTTCCAAAAGTCATTTGTGACTTTTGCCAAGCAAAAGGATATGCTACAAAGGGTTATTTTTGAGGGCTTCAGTATCCATGTaaacaaatctgaatttcagctgcctttttggGTTCCTTATTTTGTAAGTCACAGATAATTTAACAAGTTATGTATTATCATCTCGTTgcatttgttgctttttcagaGTCAATTCTCTTCATGCCATACATAACATCCAGCTCCAGAGCtatactttgctttttgttttatatttactttctaGATGCTAGCCTTTTTTTATAGATATTCACCTGCAGCTAGAGTTCaacagctatttattttgtgtatgcAGAAGCCTTGTGAGATCTAACCTGTGATGTTGTTTTTGCCATCTGATAACGTATGATCAAATGGAGCATGTTTAAATAACAACATCTAGGACACTGACAGTAAACCAGCTACgaaacaaacatttctaaagATCAGATAAGATGGAAGAGATGCATCAATGCTGGATTGCTCCGTATATCATAAGTTCTTGCACTTTGCTGTAGAGGTATTCCAGGCATGGGATTTCCTTTATGCCACAGGCTAATAAATCgtactgtattatttttcatgttgttttatATCTTGTAGAGACATGTGCCTTTGCAAAGTGAGTGTAATACACCGAGTATGATAGTATTATACATAATTGCATGAGTTGCACAGGAGTAGGTAAACAGTAAGAAATTCAAAGCCACAGAGAATTGtcttattctgtattttcttgctGCCTTCCGTACTGCCACCTCTTCTCCCTAAACCTACGCTATCTTTTGCATTAAAAGCTGCCTTTCACTTCTGCCCAAGTCTATACTTttacaattaattttcaaagcaccatattgtttttttaatatttttttattagtgtgCAAAAAAATAACCTTGTGTTTAGAGCCATTATTTCTGACTCTCACTCCTGCTCCTCTTTGTTCATCTGCAGGAGGATATTACCGATCCCGAGtctcaggaagagaagaagagaaaccGCTGGCTATCTGAGCCTGCAGACGGTTACAATACAGTGAAGAGCGTTCTCACTGTGCAGGAATATTTCGCCAAGCGCATGGCAAAACTGAAGGGATCccagaatgaaacagaaacaaaggcagaCAATTCCTGCCCAACAGCTGACAAAGCTTTGGAGCcttcagaagaactgaaaaccaaagtcaaaaagaaaaagaagaagcagaagagagatgaGGCAGAGAGTACAGAGcattgcaagaaaacaaaagtgaaacaACCTAAGATAGGTAGCTTGAATGGAAAGGAACTGGATGCTCCGTTAAATGAATGTCActcagggaaaaagaagaggaaacgTAAAGAGCAGCACGAAGGGGAAAGCATTAGTTGTGATGAAAATATGGGCAATGGAGAAATCTATCAGGAATATCTGATGGGGAAGATCTCAGCGTAAAGGACTCtgaggcaaagcaaaagaaacgccataagaagaaacacaaaagacaaaaagaggaGACAGATGAGTGTTTCGAAGGagtgcagagaaagaaaaagaagcactgCAAGCACATTTAACCGTTTAAGAGTCAAGCTGGGACTCTGAGGTGATTTGAACTTTAGCACGTTAGAGGAGAAGTCTGTGTAAGCACACCAGCCAGATACCACGTATTAATCCAGTCATGAGCACGCTGCTCTACCTCCAACTGAAACCACGGACTGTGTTTAAATATAGCTCTTTCAAGGGAGAACACGGTGACAGGCCAACATGACCTTCAGTGCCATGTTAAATCCATGTGTAGGGCCAAGGCTTGCACGTCTGCAAAGCAAGACTTGGTAAAAAACAGTGAGGCTTTGCCTCTTCCAGTATGGCAGACTGGAAGTTCACCTTTCGTGGCTTTGCGAGAGCTATGTTCTAACACAGCAGACCCTGTGCTGCCTTCAGCCCGGGTTCACTCTGGTGCAGTTCCATTCAAGTCGGATAACAGCAAGCAAAATCAGGCCTGGTTTTAACCACTGTGGTTAAGACTGTGAAAGGCAGTGAATTACTATCTGCTGCTTCAGACTGACTGTGTTTTTCTCAGTCCGGGGGGGGGAAAAGTCACCCTACTTCTGCCTTTATTATTAAAGCCACTGTTGTTTTCACTTGTGAtagcccagctctgcttctggaagcaggaggggttttgcaaagctgtatgtatttttttcactgatttttgcaAAGTCGTGTCTAATTTTTTCATTGATCTCCTTTTACCTATAAAATGAATGTTGTTTCTTCCCAAAATACTTATTCTAATTAAAGGTTTACACCTGAGTGTCAGTActaaagaatgaaataaaaatacctccCTTTGTTTCCTAGCCAGTTGTTAACTGTTGTCAAGCAATTGTAACTTTGCAACAAAGCTAAAGGAGCTGTGCTAAAGGAGCTAAAGGAGCTGTGATTATTAACCATATCTAAATCTTTGGTTCCCGGGCAACATTCAGGGTACCTTCGGTGATGCATCTGGCATTCAAGAAGTTGTCTTGGGTAGAGCAAggtgtttttctgaaattaggAGACCAAATAGGTTTTAAAAGCATAGCTGGTCAGATGCATTAGTATTGCCACTTACACACTGAAAACTTGCAATTTAGATTTATAACCAAATTAGAGCTTGTTTCTAATTGTAAACCTGGAAATAAGTAATGCTGGAACTCGGCACTACCGTCAGCAGTTTTGTCTGAGATCTTAAACATTCAGCATGAATTTTGACACGTTAATCTCACTCAGCTAAGAGCTGTCAGAAGAGATGGGTGAGCTTGGAAGCGGTGGAATGGGAAGAAGCATTCACCATCCTGGAGTCCGGTTCTGATATTACTTTGGCCACAGCAAATTgacagcacagccctgaaagCCAGCCAGTTATCATAGCATAATCCAGAGTGGCTCAGAATTCAAATCCATTAGCTGTTCGTTTGACTTTGGGCCTGGCTGCGTTTCATCAGTGTAAATCTAAAACATCCCATTGGCTCGCTGTGCTGAATAAAAtgggtacttttttttttattgtcttagCTCAGTTGAGTTGCTTCACGTGGTTTGAAAAACATTGTCAAGATGCAGatgttaatatgaaaaaaattccttaagCTGCCTTTATTGTCCAGTGGAAGAAACTTTGTCTGCAGCACACAGTCCACATGGCTTCAGATGTTTTCGTTGCAGCTGAACTCTTCCGTTCTAAGAGATCTTGGTTTGCAATGCACCTTTCTTGCCCGCAGGACATGCTCATTCATCGCAGCAAAATTACTGTAGTTTTACTTATTGTGAGGGAGAACAAGACgcctttctctgtgtttcactCTGGCATGCCAGTAGTTTTTAACCCTTGTAGCGTTTGCTTTTCAGGGCTATACAAATATTTGCCATTGGgatgctgctgtggctgggctTGTTCCCTGGCTTCCTTAAATGAAATACCACTTAATACCATGAGGTTGCTGTAGAGTTGTGAGTAAGCTCCGTGCTTGgggtgaaaaaaattatctcaatGGAAGAAGACAGCaagataatttttcatattACGTTCAAGCGTCCTAAGTTTTGTGGGTCCCCTGCAAAGCAACCCTTCTAATTTCTTGTTCACCATgagtttggatttttgtttcttagtAGAAGCCAAAAGCCTGACTGTTTCCAGTGATGTTTTTTTAACTCTTAAGCAGCTAAACTTTACAGTCTCTCTGggatttcaatttaaaaaggtGCTAGTCAAGGAATAGGGTTTCCTTCTCCATATACTGCtgggcttgtttgtttgttctctgtATTAATCTTCCGTGAGTTTCTGTGTGCTCATTCTTACGAGTGTTTGGCCAGATTCCAGCGTTAGTTatagaaagaataaaaccaggaataaagttttaaatttacGGTGTTACTACAGTTAAGTACAGTATACCTAAAATTTAAATCTGGCTCAGATTGGAATATCAGCTACAAATGGAAGATTCTCTATTTGTACAAGAAGAAGTGGGAATTTCACTTTATCCCAGGAAATGTGGGATTTTAAAGTGCCTCAAGCTCAAAGAGAAATAGCATGTGCAGAATATGGgttgtagggggaaaaaaaaaaataatagactAGTATTTGAAACAAGCAATTCATttagctgctctgctctgtgcgTGTTAGTGGTCAGCCAACTTTGCATTACTCGACAAGAAGCTCTTCTTACCAGATACTGTCTAATGAAATGGGTGAGTGAAACAACAGGAACATGTTTCCAa encodes the following:
- the PINX1 gene encoding LOW QUALITY PROTEIN: PIN2/TERF1-interacting telomerase inhibitor 1 (The sequence of the model RefSeq protein was modified relative to this genomic sequence to represent the inferred CDS: inserted 1 base in 1 codon), with translation MAMLAEPRRRQKWSVDPRNSAWSKDESKFGQKMLEKMGWSKGKGLGAQEQGNTEHIKVQVKNNTLGLGATINYEDNWIAHQDDFNQLLAELNDCHGQGETESSVNNQKKTFSLEEKSKSSKKRVHYMKFAKGKDLSSRSEDDLSCIFGKRQKSMKTQEDITDPESQEEKKRNRWLSEPADGYNTVKSVLTVQEYFAKRMAKLKGSQNETETKADNSCPTADKALEPSEELKTKVKKKKKKQKRDEAESTEHCKKTKVKQPKIGSLNGKELDAPLNECHSGKKKRKRKEQHEGESISCDENMGNGEIYXGISDGEDLSVKDSEAKQKKRHKKKHKRQKEETDECFEGVQRKKKKHCKHI